The following are encoded together in the Xanthomonas vesicatoria ATCC 35937 genome:
- a CDS encoding glycoside hydrolase family 113, with protein sequence MFKRVLSLAALLAVCLLANGCNAAAPMWMGANVKVSANAPWESAAAAQSLDALAGTGARKALLVAFVWQANPQSNDPVLGSDSSLEAMRAALRQSHRSGLQPTLKVHVWVPGHWAGEVAPADQTAWFTAYQKALLPLAQLAEDEHAEALVVGTELRKLQDAPQWPDLVAAVRKVYRGKLLYVADGMEHAETFRYWSLFDAVGTSLYPRLSDASDARAAEMNAAAQRLQDLGQRVGKPVWVAELGLRSARGSLAAPWESPEQRSAAVDTRLQLQVLQQWRTVLQAHGMEGIALWCWYTDPKAGGPGDSDFTVQGKPAQQVLSK encoded by the coding sequence ATGTTCAAGCGCGTTTTAAGCTTGGCAGCGTTGCTTGCCGTGTGCCTGCTGGCCAATGGATGCAATGCGGCCGCGCCGATGTGGATGGGTGCCAACGTCAAGGTCTCGGCCAATGCGCCGTGGGAAAGCGCTGCCGCCGCGCAGTCGCTGGATGCGCTGGCCGGCACCGGCGCGCGCAAGGCATTGCTGGTGGCCTTTGTCTGGCAGGCGAATCCGCAATCGAACGACCCGGTGCTGGGGAGCGACAGCAGCCTGGAGGCGATGCGCGCCGCCTTGCGGCAGAGCCATCGTTCCGGCCTGCAGCCGACGCTCAAGGTGCACGTGTGGGTGCCTGGTCATTGGGCTGGTGAGGTGGCGCCGGCCGACCAGACAGCCTGGTTTACCGCATATCAAAAGGCGCTGCTGCCGCTGGCACAGCTGGCCGAGGACGAACACGCCGAAGCGCTGGTGGTCGGCACCGAATTGCGCAAGCTGCAGGACGCGCCGCAATGGCCCGACCTGGTGGCAGCGGTGCGCAAGGTCTACCGCGGCAAGCTGCTGTACGTGGCCGATGGGATGGAACATGCAGAAACCTTCCGCTATTGGTCCTTGTTCGATGCGGTCGGCACCAGCCTGTATCCGCGTCTGTCCGACGCTTCCGACGCGCGCGCTGCCGAAATGAATGCCGCCGCGCAACGCCTGCAGGACCTCGGTCAGCGCGTGGGCAAGCCGGTGTGGGTGGCCGAGCTTGGCCTGCGCTCGGCGCGCGGCAGCCTGGCCGCGCCGTGGGAAAGCCCCGAACAGCGCAGCGCCGCTGTCGATACGCGGCTGCAATTGCAGGTGCTGCAGCAGTGGCGCACGGTGTTGCAGGCACATGGCATGGAAGGCATCGCGTTATGGTGCTGGTACACCGACCCCAAGGCCGGCGGGCCAGGCGACAGCGACTTCACCGTGCAGGGCAAGCCGGCGCAACAGGTGTTGTCAAAATAA
- the pncB gene encoding nicotinate phosphoribosyltransferase, whose product MIIHSLLDTDLYKFTMMQAVLHQHPAAQVDYRFKCRTPGVDLAQFIDEISREIDALCRLRLREDEVDYLRSLRFIKPDFADFLALFHLDRKYLQLSASTTHPGEIELTIRGPWLHTILFEVPLLAIINEVWFRNTSEPDFEEGRSRLRAKVSSLRNMPAGCKIADYGTRRRYSRHWHGELLPLLRDGLGEQFVGTSNVYFAKHFGLTPLGTMAHEYLQAFQALGPRLRDSQVAALESWAREYRGDLGIALSDIVGLDAFLRDFDLYFCKLFDGMRHDSGDPFEWGERVIAHLEAHRIDPKTKVLVFSDGLNIDKVMRLYAHFHTRCRLAFGVGTSLTNDLGPTPLQIVIKMVRCNGQPVAKLSDSPGKSMCEDVGYLRYLRDVFGLPPMPEMPDQQRP is encoded by the coding sequence ATGATCATCCATTCGCTGCTCGACACCGACCTGTACAAGTTCACCATGATGCAGGCGGTGCTGCATCAGCATCCGGCCGCGCAGGTCGATTACCGCTTCAAGTGCCGCACGCCGGGCGTGGATCTGGCGCAGTTCATCGATGAGATCTCGCGCGAGATCGATGCCTTGTGCCGGCTGCGCCTGCGCGAGGACGAGGTGGACTACCTGCGCAGCCTGCGTTTCATCAAGCCGGACTTCGCCGACTTTCTGGCGCTGTTCCATCTGGACCGCAAGTACCTCCAGCTGTCGGCGTCCACCACGCACCCGGGTGAGATCGAGCTGACCATTCGCGGCCCGTGGCTGCACACCATTCTGTTCGAAGTACCGCTGCTGGCGATCATCAACGAGGTGTGGTTCCGCAACACCTCCGAGCCCGATTTCGAAGAGGGCCGCAGCCGTCTGCGCGCCAAGGTGAGCAGCCTGCGCAATATGCCGGCCGGCTGCAAGATCGCCGACTACGGCACCCGTCGCCGCTATTCGCGGCACTGGCATGGCGAGCTGCTGCCACTGTTGCGCGACGGCCTGGGCGAGCAATTCGTAGGCACCAGCAACGTGTATTTCGCCAAGCACTTCGGGCTGACCCCGCTGGGCACGATGGCGCACGAATACCTGCAGGCGTTCCAGGCGCTGGGGCCGCGGTTGCGCGACAGCCAGGTGGCCGCACTGGAATCGTGGGCACGCGAATACCGTGGCGATCTGGGCATTGCGCTGTCGGACATCGTGGGGCTGGACGCGTTTCTGCGCGACTTCGATCTCTATTTCTGCAAGCTGTTCGACGGCATGCGCCATGACTCCGGCGACCCGTTCGAATGGGGCGAGCGGGTGATCGCGCATCTGGAAGCCCACCGCATCGATCCCAAGACCAAGGTGCTGGTCTTCAGCGATGGCCTCAACATCGACAAGGTCATGCGTCTGTACGCGCACTTCCACACCCGCTGCCGGTTGGCCTTCGGCGTGGGCACCAGCCTCACCAACGACCTGGGGCCGACGCCGCTGCAGATCGTCATCAAGATGGTCCGCTGCAATGGTCAGCCGGTGGCCAAGTTGAGCGATTCGCCGGGCAAGAGCATGTGCGAAGACGTGGGTTATTTACGTTACCTGCGTGACGTGTTCGGTCTGCCGCCGATGCCCGAAATGCCTGACCAGCAACGGCCATGA